From Caretta caretta isolate rCarCar2 chromosome 3, rCarCar1.hap1, whole genome shotgun sequence, a single genomic window includes:
- the LOC142071551 gene encoding amine sulfotransferase-like: protein MSETELTMEPSEEFLFQHKGIYFQSHFVTPEYIDSLEDFEIRDSDVFVVTYPKSGTVWTQNILSLIHHEGHRDGTENVQTVDRVPWLEYNIHNIDYVHRPSPRLFTTHLPYYLVPRDLRNRRAKVIYVARNPKDVVVSYFHFSSLSVLLETIPDFNIFLERFLAGKVLAGSWLDHVRGWYTHRDDFNILFLTYEEMKKDLRGTVLKICRFLGKQLNEKELDTVVENATFDKMKTDPRANYNSMEGNLLERGKGHFLRKGIVGDWKNTMTVAQSERFDNVFKEKMKDLSSTFTWDINDDI, encoded by the exons ATGAGTGAAACGGAGTTAACAATGGAGCCATCAGAAGAATTTTTGTTCCAACATAAAGGAATTTATTTCCAATCACACTTTGTTACACCTGAATACATAGATTCACTGGAGGATTTTGAAATCAGAGACAGTGATGTATTTGTAGTTACTTATCCAAAATCAG GGACTGTGTGGACTCAGAATATTTTGAGCTTGATTCATCATGAAGGCCATCGAGATGGAACAGAAAATGTGCAAACAGTAGACAGAGTCCCATGGCTGGAGTATAACATACATAATATTGATTATGTCCATCGTCCATCACCTCGTCTCTTTACTACTCACCTGCCTTACTATTTAGTTCCAAGAGATCTGAGGAACAGGAGAGCAAAA GTTATTTATGTAGCCAGAAACCCTAAGGACGTTGTGGTTTCCTATTTTCATTTTTCCAGCCTTTCAGTCCTACTTGAGACAATAccagattttaatatttttctggAGAGGTTTTTAGCTGGGAAAG TATTGGCTGGCTCCTGGTTGGATCATGTCAGAGGATGGTACACCCACAGGGATGACTTCAATATTCTCTTCCTCACCTATGAGGAGATGAAGAAG GATCTCAGAGGCACTGTGCTGAAAATCTGCAGATTCTTAGGAAAGCAGCTAAATGAAAAAGAGCTGGACACTGTTGTGGAAAATGCTACATTTGATAAAATGAAAACTGATCCCAGGGCAAACTATAATTCCATGGAAGGCAATCTCCTGGAACGAGGCAAAGGACACTTTCTTCGCAAAG GGATCGTTGGAGACTGGAAGAACACAATGACTGTGGCACAGAGCGAAAGGTTTGACAATGTTTTTAAGGAGAAAATGAAAGACCTGTCTTCCACGTTCACCTGGGATATTAATGACGACATATAA